CCTGCTCGATGAACTGCTCCTCCAGCGAGGGGCCCGTTCCCTGCGGTCTCACAATCAGATTCCAGCCGGCCATCGCGGGGCCCGCGACCTCGATGGTCTTGCCGTTATAGGCGCTGTTCTGGCCAAGCTCGGCGTTCACCGCGGTGATCGCGTCGGCAAAGATCTTCTGCACCGGCAGGAGATTGCGGCCGAGACGCCGCACGTCGCCATTGTTGGGAAATCCCAATTGCGGCTTGTCCTCGTCGGTGATCGCGTAGGCCTGTGCAGTTGAGCTGAAGCTGTACGTCGTCGGGTTCATCCACCACAGCCAGCGCTTCCAGGGGCCGAGGTCCGGAGGGGTGCACGTCGAGCCGTTGCACACCGGGTAATCAGCCGCGATGTCGATCTCGTTGCTGACCTCGAAGACCGCCGTTTGCGCGCTGCCCGTGAACGCCCTGGTGGCGATGTAGCGCACCAGTGCCTTGGCGTAATCCTTGTAGTGATCGATGATTTTCGGGCTGTTGGCGTTGTTCGGATCGATGCGCCGGTCGCCCCACGTCTCCGGCTCGCCGTAGTGAATAAAGCTGATCGGCATGTGCGAGGCGACCGCCATGCGAGGTGAAAGATTGGCCTTGAGCAGCCAGTCGAGCTGCCACGACAGCGGGAAGCAATCGCCCGCGCTAAAGGTGGGAGGGGTGGCGGCGTCGTTGCCGCCGAAATTTCCCTGGGCGTCGATGTCGCAATATTCATCGGTCAGCAGCAGGCGGGCCCGCTTCGTGCCGATGCCCGCGAGCAGCGGCAGCATCTGATCGGTGAGCGTATCGGGGTAACCGCTCACGGACCCCGGCGCATTGCCGCTCTGGAAAATGTTCTTCAGGGTGGGCAGCACGTTGCCGCCGTTTTGAGGAAGCGTCGAAGCCGCGTCGATCGAGATGGTCGCGTCCGCCGCCGCGATCTGAATCTGGCTCAGACTCAGCGCTGTCGCGGCGAGAGCCGCGAGAACAAGACGACGATGCTGCCGGCCCGCTGGACGGCCCGGATTGTTCAGGATGTGCATGCTATTCCCCAGAAGCAGGATTGCCCGCTTAGATTGCGGCAGACAGCATCATCACCCTCGATCGCTACAGGATTATGATAATATCACATAACGAATGATGCGCGCGGGAAGATTGCGAGATGTGCGCCGCGGGCTGTGGGCGGGCAGAACAATTTTTGTCGCCGCCAAGTCTGACGGGATGGTAACCGCGCCTGCCTTCAAGAGATCGCGTCGCGAAACAGACATTTTCAACGGCCTTTGCATTGCAAATTCACAAAGACGCCCCTCCCTGGACATCAAGGCCAGGGAGAGCAGGCGATAAAATGTAACGCCTGATTGTTATGTTATGATATCAAGTCGATTTCGCGAAGCGCGCGCCGACCAGCAAAAGCAAAAATGCAGACGGATTCCCGAACGTCACGCCAAATGACGATATTGCCGTCACAAAATATCATATCGAACGCGCGCCGCATCAAACTGTCGTATTTCGCGTGATAGACGGTGTCCGTCGGGACGAATTGGGATGTTGCGCGTGAACAGGCTGTCCAGGGACATCATCAAATCGACCTTCCTGAGGGTGCATCGGGTGGCGCTGAGCGGCGGCCTCGTCGTGCTGCCGAACCATTACTACACGCCGATCGCCGACGTGCGCGAGCTGGAACGGACGAAGGACAAATGGGCGAAGCGGTCGCCGATGACCGGGATCGACGCCGACATCGCGCGGCAAGCCTCGCGCCTGCGGGAGATCGTCAAGCCGTTCGAGCCCGAATACCGCGGCAACAGCACCTACCAGGAAGGCGCGGCCAAGGGCTTTGGGCCGGGCTTCGGCTATGTCGAGGCGCAAGCCCTGCACGGCGTGTTGCGCTGGCTCAAGCCCAAGCGCGTAATCGAGGTCGGGTCAGGCGTGTCGACACATTGCGCGACGAAGGCGCTGGCGATGAACGCGTCGGAGGGGCATCCCGGCAGACATACCTGCATCGAACCGTATCCGAGCGATTATCTGAAGAGCTCGCCCGAGATCGAGCTGGTGGCCAGCAAGGTGGAGGAGCTCGACCCCGCGACGTTCGATCAGCTTGGAGACGGCGATTTCCTGTTCATCGACACATCGCATGTGGTCCGGCCGGTCGGCGACGTCGCTCACCTCTATCTCGAGGTGATTCCGCGCATCAAGCCGGGCTGCGTGATCCACATTCACGACATCTATTTCCCCTACTCGTTTCAGCGCGATCTCCTGGACGCGCTGTTCCAGGGCGCCGAGACGACCGTGCTCCAGGCGCTGCTGACCAACAACGACCGGCTGGAGATCCTGTTCTGCCTCAGCATGCTGCACTATGACGCGCAGGACGTGCTGAAGGAGGTCTTTCCGGAATATGTACCGATCGCCGACGTCAACGGCTTGAACGTGCCCAATACGACGGGCCATTTTCCATCGTCGATCTATCTGCGCGTGCACGGGTAAACGGTGCCGTAGCGGCACCGGCGATGGCCGCTGGTGCGTTGTCGCAAGCAGACGCGCCCGACGATCGAGCGCGCACCGGGTTCGCGCAGGCTGTCAGGTATGCGCGGCCAGTTGAGACTGATTGGCCGCATCCTGGGCCGCGCTGACAAGCGTGCCGCCGTGGCCGTCGGAGGTCAGCACGAAGCTCGTGGCGGCGTACTGGCCGAGCAACGTCAACGACGCGATATGCGTGCCATCGGAGACGGTGAGATGGCCGCCGCTGTTGCTGGCATTCGCCGTATAGCCGAGCGTCGTGCCCGCACCGCTGAACGCGATATCGGCCAGGTCGATGCGGTCGCCGTCGCCGAATCCCGTGATCGATCCGGCGAACGCGTCGGAATTGTCGAGCTGAAGCGTCGCGCCGCCCGGCGCGAAAGCGAGCTTGGCGGTGGAGGTGCCCGGGATATCGAGTGTCGTGCCTGCTGCGATCGCGGTTACGGCGATGTCCGGAGCGTAGGTCTTTGCAATGGTGATGCGGCCGAGGCTATCGTACCCGTTCACGACGAAGCCCCCGTCAGGGAGCGCGGCGACCTGGACCCGATCCCCGAACGAGACACCGAGACCGTAGGCGGGACCGGCTGGCTGTTGCTGGTACGCATCGAACACCTGCGCTTTTGCGGCGTTATTCTCTCGCCAGGTCACGACGAAATTGCCGTCCGCCAACGCGGCGACTTTGGGGTAGAAGGGAGAGAATCCGGAGTCTGGCCGGTCGAGCCGGAACTG
This is a stretch of genomic DNA from Bradyrhizobium sp. CB2312. It encodes these proteins:
- a CDS encoding class I SAM-dependent methyltransferase; protein product: MNRLSRDIIKSTFLRVHRVALSGGLVVLPNHYYTPIADVRELERTKDKWAKRSPMTGIDADIARQASRLREIVKPFEPEYRGNSTYQEGAAKGFGPGFGYVEAQALHGVLRWLKPKRVIEVGSGVSTHCATKALAMNASEGHPGRHTCIEPYPSDYLKSSPEIELVASKVEELDPATFDQLGDGDFLFIDTSHVVRPVGDVAHLYLEVIPRIKPGCVIHIHDIYFPYSFQRDLLDALFQGAETTVLQALLTNNDRLEILFCLSMLHYDAQDVLKEVFPEYVPIADVNGLNVPNTTGHFPSSIYLRVHG